In Oryza glaberrima chromosome 8, OglaRS2, whole genome shotgun sequence, the following are encoded in one genomic region:
- the LOC127783393 gene encoding F-box protein At5g39450 — MTSDELAGEGEVDGAELILSLPEDVLGLISAHLRPRDLLALSAASRSLRNAVSTADKAWLAQCRRLLPTASHLLAWRAALAHSSLAVCRFLHSAAPLLGLWAHQNPELGNLVLALPGFLSLVAVRSIPQELSPRLLWAPVFELLADHRGHPAFLFLHGAAHDSLFPGLLSSSLHPLANTLFLEAHTSTSTSHFSRLAFADRRRLLNALVAASRLTLPPDVATAPLFARSDADLPLLAARREAMLRLHSQSGGGMVRRAEIEALLIGARKTAALPADTAGDKMRLRRSFSAVAGFVRNSLRQMVTRSASANSRAEYAHPKHLPLDEFLRTGESVGLSLRGAQMRLSIYRNWPSMHDNRFVLYKLTTQAPMPGREYAGLWGGTFGWPPGRPEDERKPGKALFFLLLSYEEDSEGKLQLIATKVLEGTHYVVHPNGSSMFIVRVGEPSTETFPWQTDEESRAVEIKRSFAGEGIATGYGFRYPGSKPGSLFVLQDGRLAFVWRENKAVLTLQRLDLEDMIRRGERVPSLPPIPNFAYLTKSYSNVFAVAPGSTSFPASPR; from the exons ATGACttccgacgagctcgccggtgaGGGTGAGGTCGACGGCGCGGAGCTGATCCTGTCGCTGCCGGAGGACGTGCTCGGGCTCATCTCCGCCCACCTCCGCCCGCGCGACCTcctcgccctctccgccgcctcccgcagCCTCCGCAacgccgtctccaccgccgaCAAGGCGTGGCTCGCccagtgccgccgcctcctccccaccgcctcccacctcctcgcctggcgcgccgccctcgcccacTCCTCCCTCGCCGTCTGCCGCTTCCTCCACTCCGCCGCCCCGCTCCTCGGCCTCTGGGCCCACCAGAACCCCGAGCTCGGCAACCTCGTCCTCGCCCTCCCTGGCTTCCTCTCCCTCGTCGCCGTCCGCTCCATCCCCCAGGAGCTCTCCCCGCGCCTCCTCTGGGCCCCCGTCTTCGAGCTCCTCGCCGACCACCGCGGCCACcccgccttcctcttcctccacggcgccgcccaCGACTCCCTCTTccccggcctcctctcctcctccctccaccccCTCGCCAACACCCTCTTCCTCGAGGCccacacctccacctccacctcccacttctcccgcctcgccttcgccgaccgccgccgcctcctcaacgccctcgtcgccgcctcccgcctcacCCTCCCCCCCGATGTCGCCACTGCCCCGCTCTTCGCGCGCTCCGACGCCGACCTCCcgctgctcgccgcgcgccgggaGGCCATGCTGCGCCTGCACAGCCAGTCTGGCGGGGGCATGGTGCGCAGGGCCGAGATCGAGGCGCTGCTGATCGGGGCcaggaagacggcggcgctgccggccgACACCGCCGGCGACAAGATGCGGCTGCGGAGGAGCTTCTCGGCGGTCGCCGGTTTTGTCAGGAACAGCCTGCGGCAGATGGTGACACGGTCGGCGTCCGCCAATTCCAGGGCTGAGTACGCCCACCCCAAGCATCTGCCATTGGACGAGTTCCTGCGAACCGGAGAGAGCGTCGGCCTGAGCCTCCGTGGCGCGCAGATGAGGCTGTCTATCTACCGGAATTGGCCAAGCATGCATGACAACCGGTTTGTGCTCTACAAGCTGACGACGCAGGCGCCCATGCCTGGCCGGGAGTATGCCGGTTTGTGGGGAGGCACATTCGGGTGGCCGCCAGGGCGGCCGGAGGATGAGCGCAAACCTGGCAAGGCTCTCTTCTTCCTACTCCTCTCCTATGAGGAGGACAGCGAAGGGAAGCTTCAGCTGATTGCAACCAAGGTGTTGGAGGGTACACACTATGTCGTGCATCCGAATGGGTCCTCTATGTTTATCGTGCGGGTCGGTGAGCCATCCACTGAGACTTTTCCGTGGCAAACCGATGAGGAGTCGCGTGCTGTGGAGATCAAGAGAAGCTTTGCTGGTGAGGGCATTGCCACCGGGTATGGGTTCAGGTATCCTGGCTCAAAGCCCGGATCGCTCTTTGTCCTCCAGGATGGCCGGCTTGCATTTGTTTGGAGAGAGAACAAAGCTGTTCTCACCTTGCAAAGGCTGGACCTGGAGGATATGATAAGGAGAGGGGAGCGTGTGCCTTCATTGCCGCCGATACCCAACTTCGCCTACCTCACAAAGTCTTACTCCAATGTCTTTGCTGTGGCACCTGGCAGCACGAGCTTCCCAGCTTCTCCAAG GTAA
- the LOC127781366 gene encoding UDP-galactose transporter 1-like: MEEAKMGDVATIRAVLAILQWWGFNVTVIIMNKWIFQKLEFKFPLTVSCVHFICSSIGAYIAIKILKMKPLIEVAPEDRWRRIFPMSFVFCINIVLGNVSLRYIPVSFMQTIKSFTPATTVILQWLFWRKYFEWRIWASLVPIVGGIMLTSITELSFNMFGFCAAMVGCLATSTKTILAESLLHGYKFDSINTVYYMAPFATMILSVPAIVLEGSGVINWLYTYDSIVPALIIITTSGVLAFCLNFSIFYVIHSTTAVTFNVAGNLKVAVAVLVSWMIFRNPISAMNAVGCAITLVGCTFYGYVRHLISQQSVNSSPRTPRSRMEMLPLVGDKQEKI, from the exons ATGGAGGAAGCCAAGATGGGAGACGTCGCCACCATCCGAGCCGTTCTGGCGATCCTCCAATGGTGGGGCTTCAACGTCACCGTCATCATCATGAACAAATGGATCTTCCAG AAATTGGAGTTCAAGTTCCCTCTTACTGTCTCGTGTGTCCACTTTATATGCTCTTCGATTGGAGCTTACATCGCAATCAAAATTCTCAAGATGAAACCACTGATTGAAGTTGCCCCAGAGGATCGGTGGAGAAGAATATTCCCAATGTCATTTGTGTTCTGCATAAACATTGTACTGGGCAATGTCAGCCTGAGATATATTCCAGTCTCCTTCATGCAGACCATAAAATCTTTCACCCCTGCAACGACAG TTATTCTGCAGTGGTTGTTCTGGAGGAAGTATTTCGAGTGGCGCATATGGGCTTCTCTGGTACCAATAGTGGGAGGAATCATGTTAACATCAATAACTGAGCTTAGTTTCAACATGTTTGGTTTTTGTGCTGCTATGGTTGGTTGCCTGGCAACATCTACCAAGACCATCCTTGCAGAGTCTCTACTCCATGGATACAAATTTGATAG CATTAACACTGTGTACTACATGGCGCCATTTGCAACCATGATACTGTCAGTACCAGCGATTGTGCTGGAAGGGAGTGGCGTCATCAATTGGCTCTACACGTATGATTCCATCGTCCCTGCACTGATCATCATCACCACCTCCGGAGTACTCGCATTTTGCCTCAACTTCTCCATCTTCTACGTCATCCATTCCACAACGGCTGTCACCTTTAACGTAGCCGGCAACCTGAAA GTTGCTGTGGCTGTGTTGGTGTCGTGGATGATCTTCCGGAACCCGATCTCCGCGATGAACGCTGTCGGGTGCGCAATCACGCTCGTCGGCTGCACCTTCTATGGCTATGTGAGGCATCTCATCTCGCAGCAGAGCGTTAATTCGAGCCCACGCACGCCGAGGAGCCGGATGGAGATGCTTCCCCTCGTAGGagacaagcaagagaagatttaA
- the LOC127783303 gene encoding PHD finger protein EHD3, with product MGSQNRPPPPRKRQPPPPEDHLVTYKRRRSKETQPLPLMANGANSKKDAKAQHWISWRDTLHGFLQSPAISQGGGIQTCIRHALQHNPCLLTNGVVVHTEFKGNLAHSQGEEAKVQHPNGAAGGKVVSADAAIQDAAAAASSEANKAMCNNALFDILVSQKFALLCHLLLGTFHVNKPGDVIDLEKIDAKMRNGDYAHNPALFDDDIQQMWEKFEQVGQEMTGLASNLSTISRVSYQKQASGFSEAEVAEHRIEEISLPGAVHVVTKESTTTVQLAPCDSSHSTIPKRTVPPGRDLCPCDGCGTKVDVEEGLICDECDTMYHFACVKLLNPDIKQVPAIWHCSTCSFKKKELAADTTNNVAHDCLHGGNCVLCDQLELVKTEEEDPKLPIKIELAEEREGSSVSSMGEDNEPDLSTTALSNLCKHCGTCEDDDKRFMVCGHPYCVYKFYHIRCLKTSQLAIEQQKKLGCWYCPSCLCRGCFQDKDDDQIVMCDGCDEGYHIYCMRPARNTIPKGKWYCTFCKIRRAAEGMHKYEDSVLKIHGNSKHACNVNQSKDSEGDGTEK from the exons ATGGGCTCCCAGAACCGCCCCCCACCACCGCGCAagaggcagccgccgccgccggaggaccACCTCGTCACCTACAAGCGCCGCCGCTCCAAAGAAACACAg CCTTTGCCACTCATGGCCAACGGCGCCAATTCTAAGAAAGACGCCAAGGCCCAACATTGGATTAGCTGGAGGGACACTCTCCACGGCTTCCTCCAATCCCCTGCTATTAGCCAGGGTGGAGGAATTCAGACCTGCATCCGTCATGCTCTCCAACACAATCCTTGCTTGCTCACCAATGGTGTTGTTGTTCACACTGAATTCAAA GGTAACCTAGCTCATTCCCAAGGAGAGGAAGCAAAAGTGCAGCACCCTAATGGTGCTGCTGGAGGCAAGGTGGTTTCTGCAGATGCTGCTATACAAGATGCGGCTGCCGCAGCTTCTTCCGAAGCTAACAAGGCAATGTGTAATAATGCCCTCTTCGACATTTTGGTCTCCCAGAAATTTGCCTTGTTGTGCCATTTGCTACTTGGGACCTTCCATGTCAATAAACCTGGTGATGTCATCGACTTGGAAAAAATCGACGCCAAGATGAGAAATGGAGACTATGCCCACAACCCTGCACTATTTGACGATGATATCCAGCAG ATGTGGGAGAAGTTTGAGCAAGTTGGCCAAGAGATGACAGGTCTAGCGAGCAACCTTTCAACCATTTCACGAGTTTCATACCAAAAGCAG gCTTCTGGATTTTCTGAAGCTGAGGTGGCTGAGCACAGAATAGAG GAAATAAGTTTGCCGGGTGCTGTCCACGTTGTCACAAAGGAGTCGACTACCACCGTGCAGTTGGCCCCATGTGATTCTAGTCATTCTACAATACCGAAACGAACTGTGCCACCTGGACGTGATCTGTGCCCTTGCGATGGTTGTGGCACCAAGGTAGATGTTGAAGAAGGCCTAATCTGTGATGAATGTGACACCATGTACCACTTTGCATGTGTCAAGCTACTCAATCCTGATATTAAGCAAGTCCCAGCAATCTGGCATTGTTCAACCTGCAGCTTCAAGAAAAAAGAATTGGCTGCAGATACCACGAATAATGTTGCCCATGACTGCTTGCATGGTGGTAACTGTGTTTTGTGTGACCAGCTCGAGCTGGTGAAGACAGAAGAAGAAGATCCCAAGCTtcccataaaaattgaattagctgaagaaagagaggggagctCCGTCTCAAGCATGGGGGAAGACAATGAACCAGACCTGTCAACAACTGCCCTGTCAAACTTGTGCAAACACTGTGGCACATGCGAAGACGATGACAAGAGATTCATGGTATGCGGACATCCTTACTGCGTTTACAAGTTCTATCATATCCGATGCCTGAAAACAAGCCAGCTTGCAATTGAGCAACAAAAGAAGCTTGGTTGCTGGTACTGCCCCTCTTGCCTCTGCAGAGGGTGCTTCCAAGACAAGGATGATGACCAGATAGTCATGTGTGATGGCTGTGATGAAGGTTATCACATATATTGCATGAGACCAGCACGCAACACTATCCCCAAAGGTAAGTGGTACTGTACATTTTGCAAGATCCGCAGGGCAGCGGAAGGAATGCATAAGTATGAGGATTCTGTGCTGAAAATACATGGGAATAGTAAGCATGCTTGTAATGTGAATCAGTCGAAGGATTCTGAAGGTGATGGTACTGAAAAGTGA